A genome region from Heyndrickxia acidicola includes the following:
- a CDS encoding methyl-accepting chemotaxis protein, protein MLNDKASLNDSTNKKRGNIWKIIAIIGVLVITQILMAIVLAVSSKNMIGNLTELKTNDLQFNMYAQKANQGFLTVDDQTNMWVGLGVGSERFGDQKLADETLNTTREGEKELQNSLEQLMTMKLSNNERKHLGQAIEDTKSYLDFYHQVLQLNEQDHKKAQEIVYVSNSDASDALTKDLQTILDDAKQRMDNQTSQTLDITQLVYLLAWVGGILLTLLSLFCLFYTWRTTTPIVKTAEKINDHLNHISNGNLSRTEIESNHLKGEMKHLVTSVNRMTRDLHSIIVKVKEASHQIAASSEELTASAEQTSRVTEQISHAIQEVAIGSEKQASQALEAKKAVIEISKGMSEGATSIQSIANFAASTNQKATSGNEIVNEAVKQMNIVQHEVDSTAQVVNRLGEKSKEIGQIVEIITQIANQTNLLALNAAIEAARAGEHGRGFAVVADEVRKLAEQSANAAGEISGLIGQIQLEANNAVEAMDEGTASVAKGIQMVHKSSENFSEIVKMIEKASIQSQEVSTIIEEVNASSQNMVNILEDVTYISEQSSGNTQNVAASAEEQNASMEEISSSAEWLSKMALDLQETVNKFKV, encoded by the coding sequence GTGCTTAACGATAAAGCAAGCTTAAATGATTCTACAAATAAAAAAAGAGGGAATATTTGGAAAATCATAGCGATTATTGGTGTGCTAGTGATCACCCAGATACTGATGGCCATTGTACTAGCCGTATCGTCCAAAAATATGATTGGTAACCTAACCGAATTAAAGACCAATGATTTACAGTTCAACATGTATGCCCAAAAAGCAAATCAAGGTTTTTTAACAGTCGATGATCAAACCAACATGTGGGTAGGATTAGGAGTCGGATCAGAACGTTTTGGAGATCAAAAGTTGGCAGATGAAACACTCAACACAACGAGAGAAGGAGAAAAAGAATTACAGAATAGTTTGGAACAGTTAATGACGATGAAACTAAGTAATAATGAAAGAAAACACTTGGGACAGGCCATTGAAGATACTAAGAGTTATTTAGATTTTTACCATCAAGTTCTTCAGCTGAATGAACAAGATCATAAAAAAGCACAAGAAATTGTATATGTGTCCAATTCAGATGCTTCGGATGCCTTAACAAAGGACTTACAAACTATATTAGATGATGCAAAGCAAAGAATGGACAATCAAACGTCTCAAACGCTGGATATTACCCAGCTTGTTTATCTATTGGCTTGGGTTGGAGGAATCCTCCTTACTTTATTAAGTTTGTTCTGCCTATTCTACACATGGCGGACAACCACTCCCATTGTGAAGACAGCAGAAAAGATTAATGATCATCTTAATCATATTTCAAATGGAAATTTAAGCCGAACTGAAATTGAATCCAATCATTTAAAGGGTGAAATGAAACACTTAGTCACTTCTGTTAATCGAATGACCAGGGATTTACATTCCATTATTGTAAAAGTAAAAGAAGCATCCCACCAAATTGCCGCTTCTTCAGAAGAATTAACTGCTAGTGCAGAACAAACTAGTAGAGTAACTGAACAAATCTCCCATGCAATCCAAGAGGTTGCAATTGGATCAGAAAAACAAGCTTCTCAAGCCTTAGAGGCTAAAAAAGCTGTTATTGAAATCTCTAAAGGCATGAGTGAAGGTGCAACATCCATTCAATCGATTGCCAATTTTGCAGCTTCTACAAACCAAAAAGCAACAAGCGGAAATGAAATCGTTAACGAAGCCGTAAAACAGATGAATATCGTACAACATGAAGTGGACTCAACTGCGCAAGTTGTAAATCGTCTTGGAGAAAAATCAAAGGAAATTGGCCAAATCGTGGAGATTATTACCCAAATTGCAAACCAAACGAATTTGTTAGCTCTTAACGCAGCGATTGAGGCAGCAAGAGCAGGAGAACATGGGCGTGGGTTTGCAGTAGTAGCGGACGAGGTTAGAAAATTGGCTGAGCAATCGGCAAATGCTGCTGGAGAGATTAGTGGACTTATAGGTCAAATACAATTGGAAGCGAATAATGCCGTTGAAGCCATGGACGAAGGAACGGCATCTGTGGCTAAAGGGATTCAGATGGTTCACAAAAGCAGTGAAAATTTTAGTGAGATTGTAAAAATGATTGAAAAAGCTTCCATTCAGTCTCAAGAAGTATCTACTATTATTGAAGAGGTGAATGCTAGCTCACAAAACATGGTCAATATTTTGGAAGATGTTACATACATATCCGAACAATCATCCGGAAACACTCAAAATGTTGCAGCATCTGCTGAAGAACAGAATGCATCGATGGAAGAAATCTCTTCTTCGGCAGAATGGTTAAGTAAGATGGCGCTAGATTTACAAGAAACCGTAAATAAATTTAAGGTATAA